The Lutibacter profundi region TGAGAACTTTGTACTAAACCAGGTACTGATATAAATGTTACACCTGAAAGAGAGCCTCCAATCATGCCAAAAGCTACTACATACCAAGGAGATTTTTTATTGGCGTTAAAGAAGGTCTCATTAGTGTCATTTTTACCCGTGAAATAAGATATTAGAAGCAGTATGCAAAAATAAATTGCAACCAAAGAAAGTAAATAAATAGGCTTCATTTATAGTTAAATGTATTTGAAATAACAAAGAAACTAAAATTATTGAGAATATCATTTCCTAATTGTACATTTGCGAAATGAATTTTTCTTCAAAACTACTAGAAAATGCTGTAAATGAAGTATCTCAATTGCCAGGTATAGGTAAAAGAACTGCTTTGCGATTGGTATTACATTTATTAAAACAACCAACTTCACAAACGCATCAATTATCAAAATCATTAATTAACTTGGTTGATGAAATTAAATTGTGTGAAAAATGCCACAATATTTCAGATGTTGCTATATGTGAAATTTGCGTAAATCCATCAAGAAATTCCGAAATTATTTGTGTTGTAGAAGATGTTAGAGATGTAATGGCTATAGAAAATACAGCACAATTTAAAGGGTTGTACCATGTTTTAGGAGGTAAAATATCACCAATAGAAGGGGTAGGGCCTCAAAATTTGACAATAGAAAGCTTGATTGATAAAGTGCAGAATGGTAATGTGAAAGAGGTAATATTTGCTTTAAGTTCTACTATTGAAGGAGATACAACTAATTTTTATATTTTTAAACAATTAGAA contains the following coding sequences:
- the recR gene encoding recombination mediator RecR: MNFSSKLLENAVNEVSQLPGIGKRTALRLVLHLLKQPTSQTHQLSKSLINLVDEIKLCEKCHNISDVAICEICVNPSRNSEIICVVEDVRDVMAIENTAQFKGLYHVLGGKISPIEGVGPQNLTIESLIDKVQNGNVKEVIFALSSTIEGDTTNFYIFKQLEKFAIKTSTIARGIAVGDELEYADEITLGRSIVNRIPFEKSI